The Spodoptera frugiperda isolate SF20-4 chromosome 9, AGI-APGP_CSIRO_Sfru_2.0, whole genome shotgun sequence genome contains a region encoding:
- the LOC118271371 gene encoding allatostatin-A — MLYPSIPVCFLVIGVALCAPERMQNEPDPHDTPVHEGTEPHSDHIAPLEKRSPHYDFGLGKRAYSYVSEYKRLPVYNFGLGKRSRPYSFGLGKRSVDEDQSSESQPLTSDLDQAALAEFFDQYDDAGYEKRARPYSFGLGKRFADDETSEEKRARAYDFGLGKRLPMYNFGLGKRARSYNFGLGKRLSSKFNFGLGKRERDMHRFSFGLGKRSADDASVEDSDNYFDV, encoded by the exons ATGCTGTACCCATCAATTCCAGTTTGCTTCCTCGTGATTGGAGTAGCACTCTGCGCTCCAGAGAGGATGCAGAACGAACCAGACCCTCACGACACTCCGGTGCATGAGGGCACTGAGCCACACAGTGACCACATTGCCCCTCTTGAGAAGAGATCCCCTCACTACGACTTTGGGTTGGGCAAGAGGGCTTACAGCTACGTGTCAGAATATAAACGACTACCTGTCTACAACTTTGGATTGGGCAAGAG ATCCAGGCCCTACTCCTTTGGCCTGGGCAAACGTTCAGTTGACGAGGACCAGTCCAGCGAGAGCCAGCCTCTGACCAGCGACCTGGACCAAGCTGCCTTAGCTGAATTCTTCGATCAGTATGATGATGCCG GTTACGAGAAGCGCGCTCGACCTTACAGCTTTGGCCTCGGCAAACGCTTCGCTGACGACGAAACTTCCGAAGAAAAGCGGGCAAGGGCATACGACTTTGGACTGGGCAAGCGGCTACCGATGTACAACTTTGGTTTGGGCAAGCGAGCGAGGAGCTACAACTTTGGCTTGGGCAAGCGATTGAGCAGCAAATTCAACTTTGGTTTAGGCAAAAGGGAGAGGGACATGCATCGCTTCAGTTTCGGTCTGGGCAAGCGATCGGCAGACGACGCCTCAGTCGAAGACAGCGACAATTATTTTGacgtttaa